The following coding sequences lie in one Alloacidobacterium dinghuense genomic window:
- a CDS encoding prolyl oligopeptidase family serine peptidase: MSETTIEGRNGISLPAPPPTATETVTDTLHGVEITDPYRWLEDSKSPQTRAWIEAQMKYTEDYLSQVKTRPQIVEELTKLQRVDAYSVPREYGGKIFFEKRLADENQYSVYVRDGWSGSDVRLIDATKLSADQNTSVTINDISSDGKLLVYGIRQGGADEESVHVLNVDTRQELADVLPSERYFGISLSPDKKGLYYARFSHAGTTVHYHKFGTPVADDAMIFGKEYRGETLGELQLIGVGVTDNGHYLIIRIGHGVPATREDLLVKDLRKPDSEIVPLVYGLEARTSAVNIGDRFFLSTDYKAANKRVVEAKPGESSDSWKTIIPEGKDVIDGFNIVGGKLFVRRLHDVKTETSIYSLDGKSIGQVAYPGIGTGSDVIGRPEQTSGFYVFQSFILPPTIYRYDTKSGKADVFFQAKVPFDASQYEIKQVFYTSRDGTRVPMFIAGKKGLKQDGSARLLMTGYGGFQVAELPNWNPAHAWWLEQGGYFAVPNLRGGNEYGEPWHQAAMFEKKQNVFDDWFAAAEYLIQNHYTTTERLAISGRSNGGLLMGAAMTQRPDLFGAIWCGYPLLDMLRYQNFLIGRFWTTEYGSADNDKDFPYLLKYSPYQNVKPGTKYPAIMFFTGDSDTRVDPLHARKMTARVQAANGDDRPILLHYSLKAGHSSGVSLTQLVDDEADELAFLWNETAAP; encoded by the coding sequence ATGAGCGAAACGACGATTGAAGGCCGCAACGGTATTTCCCTGCCTGCACCGCCTCCGACTGCGACCGAGACGGTGACCGACACTCTGCATGGCGTCGAGATTACCGATCCGTATCGCTGGCTGGAGGACTCGAAGAGTCCGCAGACGCGGGCGTGGATCGAGGCGCAGATGAAGTACACCGAAGACTATCTGTCGCAGGTAAAGACTCGTCCGCAGATTGTTGAGGAGCTGACCAAACTGCAGCGCGTCGATGCTTACTCAGTTCCGCGGGAATACGGCGGCAAAATCTTCTTCGAAAAGCGGCTCGCGGATGAAAACCAGTATTCGGTTTACGTGCGCGATGGCTGGAGTGGCTCGGATGTGCGCCTCATCGACGCGACCAAGCTCAGCGCGGACCAGAACACCTCTGTCACCATCAACGACATCTCGAGTGACGGCAAGCTCCTGGTCTACGGCATACGCCAGGGCGGAGCGGATGAGGAGTCGGTCCATGTCCTGAACGTTGACACCAGGCAGGAACTGGCGGACGTGCTGCCGAGTGAGCGCTACTTTGGCATCAGCCTCAGTCCCGACAAGAAGGGTCTGTACTACGCTCGTTTCTCGCATGCGGGCACGACGGTTCATTATCACAAATTCGGCACGCCTGTTGCGGATGACGCCATGATCTTCGGCAAGGAGTATCGCGGCGAGACGCTGGGCGAACTGCAGCTGATCGGCGTTGGCGTCACGGACAACGGACACTACCTCATCATTCGCATCGGCCACGGCGTTCCGGCTACGCGGGAAGACCTTCTGGTGAAGGATCTGCGCAAGCCGGACAGCGAGATCGTTCCGCTGGTCTATGGCCTTGAGGCGCGCACTTCCGCAGTCAACATTGGCGACCGCTTCTTTCTTTCGACCGATTACAAGGCTGCGAACAAGCGGGTCGTCGAGGCGAAGCCTGGAGAGTCGTCGGACTCGTGGAAGACCATCATCCCGGAAGGCAAGGACGTAATCGATGGATTCAACATCGTCGGCGGAAAGCTCTTTGTCCGGCGGCTGCATGATGTGAAGACGGAGACCTCGATCTATTCGCTTGACGGCAAATCGATCGGGCAGGTCGCGTACCCGGGCATCGGGACTGGCTCTGACGTGATCGGTCGGCCTGAGCAGACGAGCGGGTTTTATGTCTTCCAGTCCTTCATTCTTCCTCCGACTATCTATCGTTACGACACGAAGAGTGGCAAGGCCGATGTCTTCTTCCAGGCGAAGGTTCCGTTTGATGCTTCGCAGTACGAAATCAAGCAGGTTTTCTACACCTCCAGGGACGGCACGCGCGTTCCGATGTTCATTGCCGGCAAGAAGGGCCTGAAACAGGACGGAAGCGCGCGCCTGTTGATGACCGGTTACGGCGGCTTCCAGGTGGCGGAATTGCCTAACTGGAATCCGGCGCATGCCTGGTGGCTGGAGCAGGGGGGATATTTTGCTGTGCCGAACCTGCGCGGCGGCAATGAGTATGGCGAGCCGTGGCACCAGGCGGCGATGTTCGAAAAGAAGCAGAACGTCTTCGATGACTGGTTTGCGGCTGCCGAATACCTGATCCAGAACCACTACACAACGACGGAGCGTCTGGCCATTAGCGGCCGGTCGAACGGCGGCTTGCTCATGGGCGCCGCGATGACGCAGCGGCCGGACCTGTTCGGCGCGATCTGGTGCGGCTATCCGCTACTCGATATGCTGCGTTACCAGAACTTCCTGATCGGGCGCTTCTGGACGACGGAATATGGCAGCGCGGACAACGACAAGGACTTCCCTTACCTGCTCAAATACTCTCCTTACCAGAACGTAAAGCCGGGAACGAAGTATCCGGCGATCATGTTCTTTACCGGCGACAGCGATACGAGGGTGGATCCGCTGCATGCCCGCAAGATGACGGCGCGGGTGCAGGCAGCGAACGGAGATGACCGTCCGATTCTGCTGCACTACAGCCTGAAGGCAGGGCACAGCTCGGGTGTTTCGCTGACGCAGCTGGTGGATGATGAGGCAGATGAGCTGGCGTTTCTCTGGAACGAAACGGCTGCTCCATAG
- a CDS encoding hydroxypyruvate isomerase family protein, protein MPETKAPMPRKGRIRQSVSRWCYKNIPLDQLAQASAQMGLKGVDLLEVDEWEVPRRYGLICTMGYAGGGTIPDALNRTENHDAIEAAFRKNIPLAAKAGVPNVITFSGNRKGMADDEGARNCVIGLNRLKKIAEDNGVNICMELLNSKHDHHDYMCDHTAWGVRVVSEVNSPRVKLLYDIYHMQIMEGDLIATIRENIQWLGHFHTGGVPGRHELDNTQEVQWDGVMRGIAALNFSGYVAHEFVPTRDPLTSLREAVDLCDV, encoded by the coding sequence GTGCCCGAAACCAAAGCACCGATGCCGCGCAAAGGCCGCATTCGCCAGTCCGTCTCGCGTTGGTGTTACAAGAACATCCCGCTGGACCAACTCGCCCAGGCCTCAGCGCAGATGGGCCTCAAAGGTGTCGACCTGCTCGAAGTCGATGAGTGGGAGGTCCCGCGCCGTTACGGGCTTATCTGCACCATGGGCTACGCGGGCGGTGGAACCATTCCGGACGCGCTGAATCGCACTGAGAATCACGATGCCATCGAAGCGGCCTTCCGCAAGAACATTCCTCTTGCCGCGAAGGCCGGCGTGCCCAACGTCATCACCTTCTCCGGCAACCGGAAGGGTATGGCTGACGACGAAGGAGCTCGCAACTGCGTCATCGGCCTCAACCGCCTGAAGAAGATCGCCGAAGACAACGGCGTCAACATCTGCATGGAGTTGCTCAACAGCAAGCATGACCACCACGACTACATGTGCGACCACACCGCGTGGGGCGTGCGCGTTGTGAGTGAGGTAAATTCGCCCCGCGTGAAGCTGCTCTACGACATCTACCACATGCAGATCATGGAAGGTGATCTCATCGCGACGATCCGCGAGAACATCCAGTGGCTCGGCCACTTCCACACAGGAGGCGTTCCTGGCCGCCACGAGCTTGACAACACGCAGGAAGTCCAGTGGGACGGCGTGATGCGCGGCATTGCGGCTCTGAACTTCAGCGGTTATGTAGCGCACGAGTTCGTTCCAACACGCGATCCGCTCACTTCACTTCGAGAAGCGGTCGACCTTTGCGACGTTTAG
- a CDS encoding YdeI/OmpD-associated family protein: protein MAADKSFKTKYEKGFVELPFDVKEHFGKARPPVRVTINGYTYRSTPCVYGGKYFIPVRMSNQHAAGITPNQIVSVTVAADTDVREVEPPPDLLAALKKNVTAKARWEKLSYTTKKEHALALTEAKKPETRERRLEKIMQDLSGKTK, encoded by the coding sequence TTGGCCGCTGACAAGAGCTTTAAGACGAAATACGAAAAGGGCTTTGTCGAGCTCCCGTTTGATGTGAAGGAGCACTTCGGCAAGGCGCGGCCGCCGGTTCGCGTCACCATCAACGGCTACACCTACCGATCCACGCCTTGTGTCTATGGCGGCAAGTATTTCATTCCGGTCCGCATGTCGAACCAACATGCAGCGGGGATAACGCCCAACCAAATCGTCTCTGTAACCGTTGCCGCCGATACTGATGTCCGCGAAGTCGAGCCACCGCCCGATCTGCTGGCGGCACTCAAGAAGAACGTCACGGCAAAAGCTCGATGGGAGAAGCTAAGTTACACGACCAAGAAAGAACACGCGCTGGCACTGACGGAAGCCAAGAAACCCGAAACGCGCGAACGCCGGCTCGAGAAGATCATGCAAGACCTTTCCGGGAAGACGAAGTGA
- a CDS encoding VOC family protein has translation MKYGLGLLALTCSIALAQTTPTRPPITGISHIAVYAADPAAEQHYYVDLIGCEKRPDPENPKGARYYVNSTQFVEVLPLADKSSPNRLDHLAYKTANAENLRLYLQAKGVEVPAVQNASDGSRWFDVKDPEGNTVQFVQPPAHSQAVSAPNLVGHHIIHVGMLVRSREKEDTFYRAILDFKPYWYGGMKPDKIDWVSQQTPESHDWLEYMLTSGPSGGGIQDVSQKQLGVLNHLSIGVMSVPKTFDTLKAANRLSSPNDHAQIGRDGKWQLNLFDPDGTRLEFMEFSNVQKPCCSDFTAPNPSPSE, from the coding sequence ATGAAATATGGCCTCGGATTGCTCGCTCTTACCTGCTCAATCGCTTTAGCACAAACCACTCCAACACGACCGCCCATCACAGGTATCTCACATATTGCCGTGTATGCAGCCGACCCCGCTGCGGAGCAGCATTACTACGTCGACCTCATCGGGTGCGAAAAGCGTCCCGATCCAGAAAACCCAAAAGGCGCGCGTTACTACGTCAACAGCACGCAATTTGTTGAAGTCCTGCCGCTGGCAGATAAGTCGTCGCCCAACCGCCTCGATCACCTCGCGTATAAAACCGCCAACGCCGAGAACCTGCGCCTCTATCTGCAAGCGAAAGGCGTAGAGGTCCCGGCTGTCCAGAATGCCAGCGACGGTAGCCGCTGGTTCGACGTAAAAGACCCCGAAGGCAACACGGTCCAATTTGTCCAGCCACCCGCGCATTCGCAGGCGGTCAGCGCGCCGAACCTCGTCGGACATCACATCATCCACGTCGGCATGCTTGTTCGCAGCCGCGAAAAGGAGGACACGTTCTACCGCGCCATCCTTGACTTCAAGCCGTACTGGTACGGCGGCATGAAGCCTGACAAGATCGACTGGGTGTCGCAGCAGACGCCCGAAAGCCACGACTGGCTCGAATACATGCTCACCAGCGGTCCCTCTGGCGGCGGCATTCAGGATGTTTCACAGAAACAGCTCGGCGTCCTCAATCATCTGTCGATCGGAGTAATGAGCGTTCCCAAGACCTTCGACACACTGAAGGCCGCGAACCGCCTCTCCAGCCCGAACGATCACGCGCAGATCGGCCGAGACGGCAAGTGGCAGCTGAATCTCTTCGATCCCGACGGCACGCGTCTTGAGTTTATGGAATTCTCAAACGTGCAGAAACCCTGCTGCTCCGACTTTACCGCTCCCAACCCATCGCCGTCGGAGTGA
- a CDS encoding CDP-alcohol phosphatidyltransferase family protein: MNAFRATPNQLTFLRLCIIPFLVLAVLDGHNRTAFALFVVAGVTDGLDGLLARMLQQRTRLGQYLDPVADKLLLSTLFLVLHHEGYISRRVTVLVFGRDLGILVVAAILYAAMGIRDFRPSIFGKGNTLAQIIALVTVLLGTFYAAPWIIFIRHWSLNATIVLTVTSGLQYAWQVAKRLSMPSVAASN; the protein is encoded by the coding sequence ATGAACGCCTTTCGAGCCACGCCGAACCAGCTGACGTTTCTGCGGTTGTGCATCATTCCCTTTCTCGTCCTGGCGGTATTGGACGGGCACAACAGGACAGCCTTCGCGCTCTTTGTCGTCGCCGGCGTCACCGATGGACTCGACGGGTTGCTGGCGCGCATGCTCCAGCAGCGGACCCGCCTGGGGCAGTATCTGGACCCGGTAGCCGACAAGCTGTTGCTCAGCACCCTGTTTCTTGTGCTTCATCACGAGGGGTACATCTCCAGGCGAGTGACCGTGCTGGTCTTCGGACGCGACCTGGGCATCCTTGTAGTAGCAGCCATCCTGTACGCAGCAATGGGAATACGCGATTTCCGGCCAAGCATTTTTGGCAAAGGGAACACGTTGGCCCAGATCATCGCACTTGTAACAGTGCTGCTTGGCACTTTCTATGCCGCGCCATGGATCATCTTTATCCGACATTGGTCGCTGAATGCCACGATCGTGCTGACCGTTACCTCAGGTCTGCAATACGCCTGGCAGGTGGCGAAACGTTTGAGCATGCCGAGCGTGGCGGCGAGCAACTAA
- a CDS encoding RrF2 family transcriptional regulator — MLRLTKKADYGLMALKYLAEHPEATALSAKDIAEAYHIPAQLLAKILQRLAKVGILKSHAGMNGGYSLLKNPRRISAFEVIFAIDGPLFITSCFTHEGNCDLTNSCTIKEPLARVNETISSVLKNIHISDLVEEGRSKTVRELITIRSASGEKIMQVT; from the coding sequence ATGCTGAGACTCACCAAAAAAGCGGACTATGGCCTCATGGCTCTCAAATATTTGGCGGAGCATCCGGAGGCGACCGCATTGAGCGCCAAAGACATAGCCGAGGCTTATCACATTCCAGCACAGTTGCTGGCCAAGATTCTGCAACGGTTGGCCAAAGTGGGCATCCTGAAGTCGCATGCCGGAATGAATGGCGGCTATTCGCTGCTGAAGAACCCCCGACGAATTTCAGCCTTTGAGGTGATTTTTGCGATCGACGGTCCGCTATTTATTACTTCGTGCTTTACCCACGAGGGAAACTGCGACCTTACCAACAGCTGCACCATCAAAGAACCTTTAGCACGTGTTAACGAGACCATCTCAAGTGTCCTGAAAAACATTCACATTTCAGACCTAGTGGAAGAGGGTCGCAGCAAGACAGTCCGGGAGTTGATTACGATTCGCAGCGCCTCCGGCGAAAAGATTATGCAGGTGACGTAA